The nucleotide sequence CCCGACACGTCGTTTTAGTCCCGGCAGCCTCGTTAATGAAGCGCCGGTGCCAAGGTCGTAAATCTCTTGCGGCGTAAGGAACGCGTCTGAAAGACAGCATGAACAGCGCACTATCAGCTCTACTCGAAGTGGCCTTCGCTATTTGCTCTGCGATGACCGGCGCATTTATGTTTTTTCGTACGGATGATTTCTTCCGGTTTGAGGATCGCTGGGGATTGCTGACTGTCGACGCAAACTCGGAGTTCTGGCGAACTAATACACGAATCGTGGGTGGTTTCTTCATCGCGTTCAGCCTGCTGTTGTTCTTGCTGTTCCTCGTAGAGAGCGTTGTCCGGCTAATCCCCGTCCGGTCCGTAGGGCCAACGCCTTGAAGTCTAGGGGGCTAATGCAAAGACGAGACCGCAGCCGTTGGTGCATCCGCTGCCTTGGACCGTGTAAAAGGTTGTGCCGTACAGCGTGCCGCTCATCGCGACCAGGGTGTTTTAGGGTACACGCCATTTGATTTGAGCGTAAAACGATGGAGCACCTCGAACGCGCCGCCCGTTTTTACGCTGTAGGCAACTCCATAACCGGATCCCATGTCCGTCGTACCGTATAGGGTGCCTTCCACGTCGACCAAGGCCACCGTGGGAAAACATCCGCTGCCGGCGTGAAAACTGTGCAACACTTTCTCTACGCCGGTCGTGGTCATGCTAAAAACGGTGCCGCAGCCGGTCCATCCCCTTTTCGCGGACCAGCCATCTCCCCCGGAGGAAGTCGTGCCGAACAGCGTGCCATTGAGGTTGGTTAAGCTCGCCAGCGGGCCATATCCATCGGGGCCGTTGAAGCTGTGCAGCACCTTCTCCGCGCCGGCTGTACTTATGCTGTAAACGGTCCCGCATGAATCACCGCTGCTATAACAAGTGAAGGCACCCCCCGAGCGGGTTGTACCGTACAGCACGCCTTTGACGTAGATTAAACCCGCTTCCGGGTCGAAGCCGTCCGAGCCACCGGTAAATGTATGCAGCACTTTCTCCGCGCCGGTCGTGCTTATGCTGTAAACCGTTCCTTTGTCGGACGAACCTCCTCCCGAAGTCGTGCCGTACAGCGTGCCGTTCACGTTGACCAGGCCCGCCGTTGGCGTTGCTCCGTCGGCGCCGCCAGTGAAACTGTAAAGCACCTTTTCCTTATCGCTCAAACGGATGCTGTAGACGGTTCCTTTATTGGAGGAACCGCCGCCCTGAGTCGTACCGTAGAACGTGCCGTTCACGTTAATCAGGCCGCCCGATGGGGCCACCCCGTCGGGACTCCCGCGGAAGCTATGCAAAACGTTCGTCGTGCCGGCTGCGGTTATGCTGTAAACGGTCCCGCAGCCGCCGCTGCATCCCAAACCACCGGCCCACGTCGTGCCGTAAAGTACATCATTCACGTTGACTAGGTTGCCGTCAGGGTATGCACCGTCGGAGTGTGTGAAGCGATGCAGCACCTTGAAGGACGGCGCAGGTAGCGTGGCGTTTGCGATAGCCCGAGCTGCCGCGGCCGCGGGTGCTTGCGGTAGCTCTCCCGATACGTTGGTTGTTGCCCGCGTTTCGCCGCACCCCGCAAGCAATGCAGTTGCTGCACAAAAGGCGATCGCGCAACGGTCGGTCGCTGAAGTTTTCATTGGCATTGATTCCTATTACCTTAGGGCTCGACCAGCGTCGTGTCGGTCATTGCGGGCGTTATTAGCGGCCGGTCGAAAATCGACGTTTCATCCGCCCGAATGTTCTCGAAGGCGATCGTCGCTTCGCGAACGACCCGACGATGTGGAAGGTAAAGCGTGGCGGCCGCTGCTTCTCGCACGACTAACGGCACGGAATCAACCACCGCGAAGTCGATCGACCAGGGCACGTCGACAAGCGGTGCCGTCGTAAAGTTTCCCGCAATAAAAGCTTGCCGAGGCAGATAGTCGCTCATTCCCACCCATAGCTCGCGCAGACGATTGTCGTGGGGCTTGCGAAGCGGGACCAATCGCAAATGGTAGCAAGGCGTTTGGTCTACGACCGGCGTGTCGACCAGGATGACGCTGTAGTCCTTTGTCGCCGTCGAAACCACGGCAATCGTACGCAGGCCGGACGCATCGGCCGTCGGGGGCGCCGTGAGCGTCGTTTGCGGATACTTTAGGCCGAACATGTACGTCGGCGCAATGAGTGGGACGCCGATTAAATCGGCCGATGGCGGTGGTGGACCGAGCGGAATGACGATGGCCGCGCCATAAAAGCCGGCCGAAATGCTGACGTTTATTCCGTGAGGCACCCGGGGCGATGCGGCTTCTTCTAGGCTAATGGGCGCAACCCTAATCGTTCCATCCACGAGCGTGCTGGCGCGATAATGGTTCGTCACCGGTGTTTTCCCGGCCAAGCCGCTGATCGCAATTGTATAGTCCATACGGCCCGGATACTGCACGGCGCTTACTGCGGAACGTGCGCGCATGAAGATTCCGTAGGCGTCCTGCGCGGAGGACGCCGTAACGGGCGCAGCTTGTGCGAAAAGCATCTAAGGCGGTTATTCGTCACCGCCGGCGACGAGCCATCGCCAAATCTGGCGCTCGGTTGCTGCGGGGTGAGCGGGCGCCCGCTTGAGCTTGAGCGGGGTGTATAATCGAGTGGCTACCTGTCGTGCGGAGGTGCGCTATGCGTACGTTGGCGGTTTCCATTTTCGCGCTGCTGCTCGTGAGTTGTTCTCGCGCGTTCACTTCGTCACCATTACCGGCGCCGGCGTTTCGAAACGCGACGATGCCGTTTGCGACCGAAGGAACGATATTCTCGTTTAGCGGCCCGCAGGGGGAACATCCGGAAGCCGATTTGATCGCGGTAAAAGGCGTGCTTTACGGCACGACGTATGGCGGTACGAACGGCACCGGCACGGTCTTTAGAATCACGCCGACGGGTGCCCTCAAGGTTCTCCATCAGTTTGGAAAGGGCACCGACGGCTCGCAGCCGGGTACCGGTCCGCTCATTTTCGTCAAAGGCGATTTCTACGGCGTTACGACGTACGGCGGTAACGGCGATGGAGCGGTCTATAAAATCTCGCCGAACGGAAAAGAACGCGTCGTCTACCGCTTTGGCAATCCGCCCGACGGCGACGCCCCCTACGGGAACCTAACGTTCGTCGACGGCAATCTGTACGGCACGACGACCGAAGGCGGCCAAAACGATTACGGCACCGTTTTTCGGGTCTCGCTTTCCGGCAAAGAAAAGGTGCTGTATTCGTTCAAAGGCGGAAATGACGGCCAAGCGCCGTTCGGCGGCTTAACGGCCGTTGGCCACACGCTGTATGGGACGACGAGATCGGGCGGTGGCGGTTCCAGCCTTGGCACCGTTTTTAAAATCTCGCTTACCGGACACGAAAAAGTGATTCACCGATTCGGCGGGACGGTGCACGGCGACGGGGCCGCGCCTTGGTCAGGGCTGACGTTGGTCAAGGGGCAGCTTTACGGCACCACTGAGGCGCAGGGTGCTTCGGGACGCTGGGGCGCCGTGTATACAATCACCACGTCGGGCAAAGAACGTGTGCTGCATTCGTTCACCGATAATCCCGACGGGGGAACCCCGCTCTACGCGAATCTTATCAACGTGCACGGTACGTTATACGGCACTACGCAAGTCGGGGGTACTGGTCCGGGGACGGTGTTCAAAATTACAACGAGCGGCAGCGAAAGCGTCGTCTACAGCTTTCCAGGCGGTAGCGGCGGCGAGTTCCCCTACGGAGGCGTGGCGTTCTTGCGCGGACGGCTCTACGGCACGACCTATCAAGGCGGCAACTCGGATTACGGGACCGTTTACTCGATCGCGCCTTAGCGCCGGCCTATTTTACGAGCGCCTGCGACGCAATCGCGCGCGCCTTAAGCTTGTCGACCGGTTCGTCGAAGTCGGCCGCTTTTGCGGCCATGCCCTTGTGTTGGAGATGGGCGAAGACCTCGCGCCCCAGGATGTGCTCGACGATGGCCAGGCGTTGGGCGGTGGCCTTGAGATCTTCGGGCGTACGCGGCAGCTTTTCTAGGGTGCGGTAGTGTTCTGCATGTCCGTGGAGCTCCGCCGCTAGTTCGTTCGCGCCGAGAGCCGCTGCCAGACGAACCGCCGCATCGTGGTAGAGTGCTCGGTAGGCGGGATGCGGCTGCTCGCGCAGCGCCTGCTTTGCCGCCGCCAAGTGCGCGTACGCCTTGGTGCGGTCACCGGTGACGATGAGATATTCGGTCAGCGCGATCGACTGCCAAGCCAACTGCGCGCGTTCTCCGAGCGGTTCGTAAATCGCGATGGCTTCGACGGCTTTCTGGATCGCACCGGCGTGCTGTTGCTCGAGCGCGTCGAGTGCGCCAAGATTCGCAATCGCATCGGCGAGCGCGCGCGACGGCGCTTCTTGCCGGAGCAACCCGACGGCTTCGTCGAAGAATTTGCGTGCGGCAACGCGTTCGTTATGCCGTTCGGCGAGCACTAAACCGAGATGATAGAGCGCGTTAGCGGTTCGCCGGCCATCGCCGGCTTTGCGGAACTCGTCGAGCGCTCGCCGGTAGAGCGTCTCGGCTTCACCGGTATCGTTGAGATCGGCCTTCGTCGTTCCCAGCAAAATGAGCGCTTCACCCAGCGCAACGCCATTGCCGCTGCTCTCGAGCAGCTGCACGAGCTGTTTTCCCAGCGTTGCCGCGTGCTGCAGTTCGCCGGCGCCTCGCGCGAGCGTCGTCGCCTCGCGGAGAAGTTCGGCGCGCAGTGCCGGTTCGGGATCGGGTGGCTCCAGCGCGCGATCGACGCTGCGGCGCGCCTCGTTCAACAGATCGCACACCAACCAGTATCGTCGCAGCGAAACGACCATTTCACGCGCCGCCGCGAGCTCGTTCTTGTCATCGAAGAGCAGATGCAGCGTTCCGGTAACGTTTGCGTGTTCGTCGATGAGCCGCCGCAGCGCCGCTTTCTCGTCGGTGACCTTCGAGAGATCCAGGCGCTGCGCGAGCTCGCGGTAGTGCGTTGTGTATCGGCGCACTGTGGCGGTGCGTTCGCTCGGATTCGCCTTGAGCTGCTTTTGCGCGAAGGCGCGCAGTTCGTCGTTGAGGATGTACCGCTGCGGCTGGTGCGCGGAAAGCGAGCGCGAGACGAACCACTGACTGACGAGGGTGTGAAGCACTTCTTGAGCGCCGGCCGCGATCTCGGCGTCGTGTGCAACCGCCGCGCAATCCTCTTCGTCGAAACTGCCGTCGAAAACGCCAAGACGTGTGAAAAAGCGTTGCTCGTTCGGGCCGAGCCGGTCGAATGCCCAATCGATCGGTCGATCGAAGGCCTGCACCCAGTCGGTTTTATAGGGACCCGCCTCGAGATCGGCAACCAACTTGGCCGACTGCGCGGCCACGAGTTCGATGGCCAGCGGATTTCCGTGCAGGCGCCGCACGATCTGCTTGGCCATTTGCGTGAAGGCTTCATCGAACGCGAGGTTCGGTGCCTCGGTGTGGACGCGGTCGGTGAAGAGGCGCAACCCGTCTTCCAGCGGCGGCACACGAAAGACGGCGCCCGCGAGATTGGGCGGCGTGCGGCTCGTAATCAGCACGTGCAGATGGTGCGTGGTTTGGTAGAGTCGCCATGCCACGCTGGCCACGCCGTTCGGCGCAGCCTGCGCGTGATCGAGGATCACGAGTCCGCGTACCTGCTCGAGCGCGTCTGCGATCGTGTGTTCGAGCGGTGAGCCGTGGACGCTCCGTACGCCGATCGCCTGCGCTACCAACGCCGGCACGAGGTCGTCGTCGGCTCCGGCGATCGGTACGAACCAGACGCCGTCGGGAAAGGTTTGACGCAATTCGGCGGCGAGCGCGAGCGCGAGCCAGGTCTTGCCGATGCCGCCCTCACCGACGATGGAGAGGGTGCGGTTACGCGCGAGCAGATCGGCCAGAGTGCCGAGCTCGCGCTCGCGCCCGGTCACGGTTGCGGCTCCATGGCCTAACAGTTTGGAAGGCGCCGCAAAAATGCCTCGTCCTTCAGAGTTGTACTTAACCGTGGCGTAGCTTGGCGCCGAGAATCCCGAGATTCAGGGCTAACGTGATGATATTCCAGACGATGATCGGAAGCGAGTGGATGAGGACGCCGTAGGCGATCCATAGGGAGACACCGATACTAAATGCTACGATCGTGAGCAGCGACAGATCGCGCGTCGATCGCGTTTGCCACGCGTGCGCGACCTGGGGTACGAATGCGGCGGTTGCAAAAAAGCCCGCAAGAAACCCGATCGCTTGTGCCATAGAGCCGGCTTTGTCACCGGCTAGGCCGGCTCCCCTAGTTGGTGTCGACGGGCTTGTTCGACGGCGGCTGGTGCTCGAAGAACGAGCGGGAATATTTTGCAGCGATTGGCCGGAACTTGCGGGGCTTCCGTTTGAAGTCGAAGAGGTCGCCGATACTCTGCGCGCGTTTGTCCGTGCTGAGTTGTAAGCGCCCCAGCTTCCAGTTGTTCTCCACGAAGCGGATGATGCTTCCGAACTCGTATTGCTTGTGCGAAATCGTGCCGCGATCGACATAGGGAGAGATCACCAGCATCGGCACGCGGAACCCGAGACCGGCGTAGTCGAGTTGCGGCGGCGCGACGTGATCGTACCAGCCGCCCCAATCGTCCCAGACGACGAGGATCGCGGTCGTCTTCCAGTATGGGCTTTGACCGATCGCGTTGACCACTTGAGTTACCCACGAGGGACCGGTGTCCGAACCGGCTGCGGGATGATCGGAGTTCGCAAAATCGGGAATCACCCACGAGACGCTCTGCAGTCGATGGTGGGAGATATCGGTGAAGATATTCTTTTCGGGCGTCGACATGTTCGTCGACCACTCCGGACCGTACCGCACGGCATGGATCGCATCGAACGCATTCCAAAGGCCGCCGACGTCGACGCTTTCGCCCGGTAAATAATATCTCCACGAGATGTGTGCGGCGTCGAGCAGATCGCGCAGCGTATCGTAATTAAAACACGGAAACGGACCGGTAACGGACTTGCCGTTACTGGTGATGACCGGCGTTATCGTGCCCGCGGGCGCATCGCACCCCCACGGCTCGCCATTGGGCTCGTCGATAAGACTTTGCGATGAATCGAGCGCGGTGTTGCCGCGAATGAGATCTTGGTGACCGATAAAGCTCCCGCTGCCTTCTGTTTGGAACATGTGGTCGGCCAGCGCATACTCTTTGGCGAGCTTCCAATAAGGCCGTATCTGCGCGGGATCGACATACTGATAGACGTACGTGCTGCCCGCTGGTTGACCCCCGACCGGGACCGTGTCGAAACCGTCCATGTTGCCGCCGTCGTAATCTTTGACGAATGCGGAGTGACCGTTTTGGCCGTCGGTGGCGCTAAAGAGGTTGCCCATATGGAGTGCTACGGCTTGACCGGTGTGCGTCATGCCGCTCGTGGTTCCGTCGGCGCCGGGAAACGTCGAAAACAGATTGTCGAAGCTGCGATTTTCCTGAATCATGATGACGACGTGATCGATGTAGTTTCCACTCAAACCGGCCGGCCGCGCTTGGGGTAAAATTGACGACGCTTCCGGGCCTCCGGGAGTCCCTGTCCCAGCGCACGCCGCAATAGCGATGACGGCAGAAATAGCGAGAGCGAATCGGGCAATGCGGCGCACGAGCCAAGCGTAATCGGTCCCGTGGGCCGGGCGACAGTTACGATAAGGTCCGTGCCCGGGGGCTTTCCGTCCTAGTACCACGAACCTGACGGCTCGTTGCATGAGTCGAGAGCTCCACGTTCATTCGGTCCCCACTCGCGCCGAGCAGATCCGGACGGCCGTAGAGATCATCGCCATCGTTGCGGCGGGCCTATGGGCGCTCTACACGTTCGTGTACGAACAGCGCATCAAACCGCTGGCCGAGCCCCCGGAGTTTTCGCTTCCGACGACGGTGGACCAGGGGCCGACGATCGACGGTGTCGCGTTCCTCACCATTCACAAGCGCGTCGAGAATACGGGCGACGTCGGCGTCGACATCGCGGCGGAGTCGCTCAACGTGTACGGCGAAAAAATCGGACTGCCGACGGGCGGCGTCAAACGCATCGATACACCAACGTACGTCAAGATCAACGCCGACGTACCGCGCGAACCCGTGGCGCTGCTCTTTTCGATTGTAAAACTGCGCGCCGGCACGGTAACCGGAAATCAAAAGACCAATTTTTACACGCCGCCGCATAGCTCTGACGAGGAGACCTATCTCGTGGCCGTTCCGGCCAAGACCTATCCCGTGATTAAGATCGATCGCGTGGACTACATCGCCAAAGCTCCAATTATACCGAAGATGCCCGTTGCGATCGTCAAGACGCGGCTGGGCGGCTACATCCTACGTTCGTCAGTCATCAACGGCGAGTTCGATAGCTCGACGGAATACGCGATCCGTCCCTAGTGGATGGGCGCCTCTAGCAGGCAGGCAGGCCTAGCAGGTAGCATCCCACCCTTGTGCCAATAGCGCCGGGTTCCGCTCCCGAATCCCCCTTGCCAGGAGGTCATATCCACGTGAAGATCGTGGTGACAGTCAAGCTCGTCCCGGATCCGAACTCTGAGAAGAAGATCGATCCGAGCACGAAGCGGCTCGTGCGCACCGGCGTCGAGACGGTACTCAATCCCTACGACGAGTACGCTCTCGAGGCCGCGCTTCAATTAAAGGAACGCGCCGGCGGCGATACGACCGTGACCGTCTTCACCATGGGTCCCGAGGGGCTGCGCGAGACGCTTCGCAAGGCGCTGGCCATGGGTGCCGACGACGCCGTCATGCTCAGCGACGCGGGGCTCGAGGGCAGCGACGTGTGGGCCACCGCCTACGCGATGGCGCGCGGACTGCAAAAAACGGGATTCGATTTGCTCATCGTCGGCGGCTTGACCGACGACGGCAGCACCGGCGCCGTTCCCGGCGCGCTGGCCGAACATCTCGGCTTGGCGTGCGTGACCAACGCGCGTAAAGCCGACATTGCCGACGGCAAGCTCCAAGTGGAACGCGAAACCGATACGGGCCATCAAATCGTGCACGTCGCGCTGCCCGCGCTGTTGACCACAGCGCTGACGTTTGGCGAACCGCGCTACGCTTCGCTCAAAGGCATCATGGGCGCCAAGAAAAAGACGATCGCGACGTTGACGCTCGGCGATCTCGGGTTGGAGACTGCGGTCGGCACCGACGGGTCGAAGACGCAGCTGTTGAACTTCGCGCCGCCGCCGGTGCGGGGAAAAGGCAAGACCGTCGAAGCCGCCGACGGCGCCGCCGGAGCGCAAGCCATTTTTGCTTTCCTCAAAGAGAAGAAGCTGGTATAACGAGCCGATGAAAGACGTCATCGTTTACGCCGAACACCGCGGCGGTCAAAGTAAAAAAGTTACGTTCGAGATGGCCACCGAGGCGCGCCGTCTCGCCGACGCGCTCGGCGGTAAAGCGCACGCGGTCGTCGTCGGCGGCGGTGCGGCGCAGCTTGCCGAGCAGCTCAAGGCCTATCCCCTCGACGTCATCCACGTCAACGAGGATGCCGACGTCGACAAGTTTCTGCTCGATCCCGTCGTCGACTACCTCGAAAGCGCGGCGAAGGCGATCGGTCCGTCGCTGATCATGATTGCGAACACGCTGTCGGGACGCGACGTTGCGGGTAAGCTGTTGGCGCGGTTGGGCGCGGGCGTCTGCGCCGACGTTACCGATTTCAAAATCGAAGGCGGTAAGGTCGAGTGCGTGATGCCGAAGATGGGCGGCGCGCTCGTAACGACCTGCGAACTCAAGTCGGGCAATCACGCGATCGCGACGATTCGTCCTAACGCGTTTGGGGTGGGTGCCGGCGGGGCCGGCGCGCAGATCGCGCAGCTCGAAAAACCCGCGGGCAAGACCTACCCAGCGGTCATCGATAAAGACGTCGACGAAGAGAGCACCGGTGAACTGGCGCTCGAAGAAGCGCCGGTCGTCGTCGCCGGCGGACGCGGCCTCGGCGGACCCGAGCCGTTCGACACCCTGCTCAAGCCCCTGGCGCACGCGCTAGGCGGCGCGGTCGGCGCGTCGCGCGCGGCGGCCGACGCGGGCTGGGTCTCGTACAGCCTGCAGATCGGGCAAACCGGTAAAACGGTCACACCCAACCTCTATATAGCCGTTGGAATCTCGGGCGCCATCCAACACAAGGTCGGCATGCGTTCGGCTGGGACGATCGTTGCCATCAACAAAGATGGGTCGGCGCCCATCGCCGAGTTCTCCGACCTCATAGTCGTCGGCGACGCCTTCGCCATCGTACCCGAGCTGACCAAAATGGTCGAAGCTGCCAAAAAGGAAGCCGTAAGTTGAAGCGTATCGTTCTCACTCTTCTCGTCGCGCTGGGTTGCGCCGTCGCATCGTTCGCGGTAACGACGCCGAGCGCGCAAGCCGGCCTCTTTAGCGGTAAGGCCAAAACGACGCCGAGTCCGTCGCCTTCTCCCTCCGCGCTTCCGACGGCCAG is from Candidatus Baltobacteraceae bacterium and encodes:
- a CDS encoding alkaline phosphatase family protein; its protein translation is MRRIARFALAISAVIAIAACAGTGTPGGPEASSILPQARPAGLSGNYIDHVVIMIQENRSFDNLFSTFPGADGTTSGMTHTGQAVALHMGNLFSATDGQNGHSAFVKDYDGGNMDGFDTVPVGGQPAGSTYVYQYVDPAQIRPYWKLAKEYALADHMFQTEGSGSFIGHQDLIRGNTALDSSQSLIDEPNGEPWGCDAPAGTITPVITSNGKSVTGPFPCFNYDTLRDLLDAAHISWRYYLPGESVDVGGLWNAFDAIHAVRYGPEWSTNMSTPEKNIFTDISHHRLQSVSWVIPDFANSDHPAAGSDTGPSWVTQVVNAIGQSPYWKTTAILVVWDDWGGWYDHVAPPQLDYAGLGFRVPMLVISPYVDRGTISHKQYEFGSIIRFVENNWKLGRLQLSTDKRAQSIGDLFDFKRKPRKFRPIAAKYSRSFFEHQPPSNKPVDTN
- a CDS encoding electron transfer flavoprotein subunit beta/FixA family protein, with amino-acid sequence MKIVVTVKLVPDPNSEKKIDPSTKRLVRTGVETVLNPYDEYALEAALQLKERAGGDTTVTVFTMGPEGLRETLRKALAMGADDAVMLSDAGLEGSDVWATAYAMARGLQKTGFDLLIVGGLTDDGSTGAVPGALAEHLGLACVTNARKADIADGKLQVERETDTGHQIVHVALPALLTTALTFGEPRYASLKGIMGAKKKTIATLTLGDLGLETAVGTDGSKTQLLNFAPPPVRGKGKTVEAADGAAGAQAIFAFLKEKKLV
- a CDS encoding electron transfer flavoprotein subunit alpha/FixB family protein, yielding MKDVIVYAEHRGGQSKKVTFEMATEARRLADALGGKAHAVVVGGGAAQLAEQLKAYPLDVIHVNEDADVDKFLLDPVVDYLESAAKAIGPSLIMIANTLSGRDVAGKLLARLGAGVCADVTDFKIEGGKVECVMPKMGGALVTTCELKSGNHAIATIRPNAFGVGAGGAGAQIAQLEKPAGKTYPAVIDKDVDEESTGELALEEAPVVVAGGRGLGGPEPFDTLLKPLAHALGGAVGASRAAADAGWVSYSLQIGQTGKTVTPNLYIAVGISGAIQHKVGMRSAGTIVAINKDGSAPIAEFSDLIVVGDAFAIVPELTKMVEAAKKEAVS
- a CDS encoding choice-of-anchor tandem repeat GloVer-containing protein, encoding MKTSATDRCAIAFCAATALLAGCGETRATTNVSGELPQAPAAAAARAIANATLPAPSFKVLHRFTHSDGAYPDGNLVNVNDVLYGTTWAGGLGCSGGCGTVYSITAAGTTNVLHSFRGSPDGVAPSGGLINVNGTFYGTTQGGGSSNKGTVYSIRLSDKEKVLYSFTGGADGATPTAGLVNVNGTLYGTTSGGGSSDKGTVYSISTTGAEKVLHTFTGGSDGFDPEAGLIYVKGVLYGTTRSGGAFTCYSSGDSCGTVYSISTAGAEKVLHSFNGPDGYGPLASLTNLNGTLFGTTSSGGDGWSAKRGWTGCGTVFSMTTTGVEKVLHSFHAGSGCFPTVALVDVEGTLYGTTDMGSGYGVAYSVKTGGAFEVLHRFTLKSNGVYPKTPWSR
- a CDS encoding NB-ARC domain-containing protein: MTGRERELGTLADLLARNRTLSIVGEGGIGKTWLALALAAELRQTFPDGVWFVPIAGADDDLVPALVAQAIGVRSVHGSPLEHTIADALEQVRGLVILDHAQAAPNGVASVAWRLYQTTHHLHVLITSRTPPNLAGAVFRVPPLEDGLRLFTDRVHTEAPNLAFDEAFTQMAKQIVRRLHGNPLAIELVAAQSAKLVADLEAGPYKTDWVQAFDRPIDWAFDRLGPNEQRFFTRLGVFDGSFDEEDCAAVAHDAEIAAGAQEVLHTLVSQWFVSRSLSAHQPQRYILNDELRAFAQKQLKANPSERTATVRRYTTHYRELAQRLDLSKVTDEKAALRRLIDEHANVTGTLHLLFDDKNELAAAREMVVSLRRYWLVCDLLNEARRSVDRALEPPDPEPALRAELLREATTLARGAGELQHAATLGKQLVQLLESSGNGVALGEALILLGTTKADLNDTGEAETLYRRALDEFRKAGDGRRTANALYHLGLVLAERHNERVAARKFFDEAVGLLRQEAPSRALADAIANLGALDALEQQHAGAIQKAVEAIAIYEPLGERAQLAWQSIALTEYLIVTGDRTKAYAHLAAAKQALREQPHPAYRALYHDAAVRLAAALGANELAAELHGHAEHYRTLEKLPRTPEDLKATAQRLAIVEHILGREVFAHLQHKGMAAKAADFDEPVDKLKARAIASQALVK
- a CDS encoding choice-of-anchor tandem repeat GloVer-containing protein, with translation MRTLAVSIFALLLVSCSRAFTSSPLPAPAFRNATMPFATEGTIFSFSGPQGEHPEADLIAVKGVLYGTTYGGTNGTGTVFRITPTGALKVLHQFGKGTDGSQPGTGPLIFVKGDFYGVTTYGGNGDGAVYKISPNGKERVVYRFGNPPDGDAPYGNLTFVDGNLYGTTTEGGQNDYGTVFRVSLSGKEKVLYSFKGGNDGQAPFGGLTAVGHTLYGTTRSGGGGSSLGTVFKISLTGHEKVIHRFGGTVHGDGAAPWSGLTLVKGQLYGTTEAQGASGRWGAVYTITTSGKERVLHSFTDNPDGGTPLYANLINVHGTLYGTTQVGGTGPGTVFKITTSGSESVVYSFPGGSGGEFPYGGVAFLRGRLYGTTYQGGNSDYGTVYSIAP
- a CDS encoding SemiSWEET transporter — protein: MAQAIGFLAGFFATAAFVPQVAHAWQTRSTRDLSLLTIVAFSIGVSLWIAYGVLIHSLPIIVWNIITLALNLGILGAKLRHG